Below is a window of Lacrimispora xylanolytica DNA.
AAAAAATATAATTTTGGAAGAGCTTGTCGAAATTTTAACTACATTTAGAAGTTTACAGCCCTAAAATGTTTTAGGAGCATTTTCTGGAAGAAGTGAAAGTGAGGAACAATCCGATGAATTTAATATTTGGAAACAATATTTCCATGGCGGAGAAGACTCTGGATTATCTGTGGTCAAAGCAGAAGGTTACCCTTAACAACATAGCCAATGGAGATACTCCGGGATACAAAGCCCAGTATGTAACGTTTGAAGATGAATTCCGCAAACGTTTGATGACAGGAAGAGAGGGCACATCTCAGGACATAGGCAATATCATTGGAAGTTCCAGACATTTCATTAGAAATACGGATAATGAATCAGCAAGAATGGATGGAAATAATGTGAATATGGACGTGGAGAATGTGGAATTAGCAAGAACAACGTTGCAGTACCAATATGAACTTAATGCTTTAAACAGCGAGATAAGCAGACTACGTACGATAATTAAAGGTTAAAACAGGAGGTACATAATATGGAACAGATGTTCATAACACCCATCATTCCCTTGGATTCCATAGGAAATATTGGAAGTGACAAGAAGGTAACATCCGGAAATGCAGGAAGTACTGTATTTCAGGATGTTTTTAGAGAGGCCATTCAGAATGTAAAAGCGACGGATAAGGAATTGACCACCCAGGAATATTTACTGTCCACAGGTCAGATCGATGACGCTCATACCGTTCCGGCAGCAGCAGCAAAAGCCCAGTTATCAGTAGAACTTTTAACAGCACTTCGTAATAAGGCACTGGAATCTTATAACGAAATGATGAGAATTAGTATTTAAGATGGATAACGGGGCGGACAGAGGCGATGGAAAAAATTAAGGAATTTATAAACGGTCTTAGCAGTAAGACAAAGAAGATTGCAATAGCCTCAATCGTAGGCGTATTGGTTGTGGCCGGATCAGTGATCCTGGCATTGTCCATGAGAGCTAAGCCTTTTGAAGTAATGTTTACAGGCATTGGCAACGAGGAAGCCAAGCAGATTATAGGTAAACTGCAAGAGGATGGGGTTTCTTATCAATATGAAAACGGAGATATTCTGGTACCGGTAGAGCAGATGGACGTGACCAGAGCCAAGCTGGTTTCAGAAGGGTATCCCAAAAGTGGATTTACATACGATGTATTTAAAAATAATGTTAACTTAATGACTACAGATTCCGATCGTAAGACCTTTAAGCTTTACGATCTGGAGACCAGAATTGGTTCAACCATTCAGCTTTTTGATGGTGTAAAAGAAGCATATGTAACGATAGCCCTGGGAGAGACTTCCAAGTATGCGCTGTCTGAGGATAGTGCTAAGGAAGCGAGCGCCCAGGCTGTTGTTGTGATGAAAGACGGCGGATCACCTTCCGAGGAGCAGGCAAAATCCATTCAGCTTCTTATTTCCAGAAGTATCCCTGGAATGGTCATTGACAATGTTTCTGTCTTTGACGGGAACGGCAGAGAGATTACCGTAGATTCCGAAGAAGAGGATATTAATACAGGAAAAGCAAGCGAGGAAATTGCTAAAGTAATTGAAGACCAGATTTCAGCCAAGGTAATCAATGTGCTGGGACCGGTATACGGCAACGGAAACGTAAAGGTTTCCGCTAAATGTACGGTCAATATGGATAAATTAATCCGTGAGAGCATTGTATATAATACTCCGGATAAGATTGACGAGAAGGACAAAACAGGTATTATTTCAGAAGAGTCCATTAACAGAGAATTCTCCGGAGATAAGCAGACAGCATCTGGCGTTGCCGGATCAGAAGCAAATGCTGATATACCGGAATATAATGCAGCAGGAACAGGAACCGGCGGAGATGGTTCCTACGCTTCCAGTGGTCTAAACAGAAAGTACCTCATTAATCAGATTAAGGAGCAGGGACAGATAAATCCCGGAAGTCTTGAAAATCTTACAGTTTCCGTAGTTGTGAATGGGACTGATTTTGGTACGCTGAC
It encodes the following:
- the flgB gene encoding flagellar basal body rod protein FlgB is translated as MNLIFGNNISMAEKTLDYLWSKQKVTLNNIANGDTPGYKAQYVTFEDEFRKRLMTGREGTSQDIGNIIGSSRHFIRNTDNESARMDGNNVNMDVENVELARTTLQYQYELNALNSEISRLRTIIKG
- a CDS encoding flagellar hook-basal body complex protein FliE, giving the protein MEQMFITPIIPLDSIGNIGSDKKVTSGNAGSTVFQDVFREAIQNVKATDKELTTQEYLLSTGQIDDAHTVPAAAAKAQLSVELLTALRNKALESYNEMMRISI
- the fliF gene encoding flagellar basal-body MS-ring/collar protein FliF; this encodes MEKIKEFINGLSSKTKKIAIASIVGVLVVAGSVILALSMRAKPFEVMFTGIGNEEAKQIIGKLQEDGVSYQYENGDILVPVEQMDVTRAKLVSEGYPKSGFTYDVFKNNVNLMTTDSDRKTFKLYDLETRIGSTIQLFDGVKEAYVTIALGETSKYALSEDSAKEASAQAVVVMKDGGSPSEEQAKSIQLLISRSIPGMVIDNVSVFDGNGREITVDSEEEDINTGKASEEIAKVIEDQISAKVINVLGPVYGNGNVKVSAKCTVNMDKLIRESIVYNTPDKIDEKDKTGIISEESINREFSGDKQTASGVAGSEANADIPEYNAAGTGTGGDGSYASSGLNRKYLINQIKEQGQINPGSLENLTVSVVVNGTDFGTLTVDDIRNLAGNAAGIAQADRAEKITAVAAPFYTVDVPKQPETSEVAGAKGMIVNQWILIAAAVGVLLLVLIVILAIRRANKKKAMIVETEDSQEDVPVIPDIPEVEEETVEEEVEPVEPEIFVPEVDRGAELRESIREFADQNPEISAQLLKAWLNGGDNNDN